The Bacteroidia bacterium genomic interval TTTCGGGATAGATATAGCTGCGCATAAGGCTGTTTTGCGGGCTAGGGGAAAGACTACAGCTGTATTGGCACATGGACTCCATACGATTTATCCAGCTCTTCACAGAAGGAAGGCGGAAGAGATCACCGAAGCTGGGGCCTTGCTAACAGAATATTTGGGAGGTACAGAACCCGAGGCTCCTTATTTCCCGGCAAGAAATCGCATCATCTCAGGAATTTCGCGTGCTGTATTGGTAGTAGAGGCTGGAAGAAAAGGAGGCGCACTGATTACCGCTCGTTTTGCTTTTGAGCAGAATCGCCTGGTGTATGCGATACCGGGAAGAGTAGGGGATGTCTGGTCGGAGGGCTGTAATCGATTGATTCGTGAGAATATAGCCAAGCTGGTAAGTCACCCTTCTGAAATTCTGGAGGATTTGGATATCCAGTGGCAGCTCCATGAGGATAAAAGCAAGCAATTGGAACTGATGTTAAAAAGGCCGGAAATAAGCCTGAGCCCCAATGAAAAAAAGTTGCTACACTTATTGGATAAAGAAGACTTACTGCTTGATAAACTGAGTCTGTTGAGTGGAATTCCTATTCCCAGCCTGAATCCTCTTATGCTCAATATGGAGTTTAAAGATTTGGTACGGCAATTACCGGGTAAAAAGTATAGAAAAAAATAAGGGGAAACAGCGATTTGTTTCCCCTTCCGTAGTATGTTTTCTAATTATGCCATTGTAGGGATCTTTGGGCCAGCCGCAACGATTTCTTTGCTGGCCTGATCTTCGTATTTTTTAAAGTTTACAATGAAAAGCTCTGCGAGGTTAGCAGCAACTTTATCGTAATCCTCTTCATTTCTCCAGGTATCTCTGGGATTCAGAACGGCATTGGGCACATCCGGGCAGGAAGTTGGAATCTGAAGACCGAAAATTTCTTGTGTACGGTATTCTACTTCATCCAATTCTCCGGTCAGTGCAGCTTTTACCATGGCGCGGGTATAAGAGAGCTCCATTCTACTACCTTCTCCATAAGATCCTCCAGTCCATCCGGTATTTACCAGCCAGACATTGATTTTACCATCTCCACTCTTACTCCCTTTGCGGAGCTTTTTACCGAGCAGATCAGCATAAACAGTGGGATGCAGGGGAAGGAAAGGGGCTCCAAAGCAAGTTGAAAATGTCGCTTCGGGTTCAGTTACTCCCTCTTCTGTACCTGCAATTTTTGCAGTGTATCCAGCAAGGAAGTGATACATGGCCTGTTCAACAGTTAGTTTAGATATAGGAGGTAGTACTCCAAAGGCATCACAGGTAAGAAAGAATATATTTTGTGGAAGATCCCCGCGAGAATTATACATGATGTTGGGGATGTGGTATATCGGATAACTCACACGGGTGTTTTGCGTGATAGAAGAATCCTGATAATCTACGGAATTGCCGTCTTCCTTGAATTTTACATTTTCGAGTAGGGCGCCAAATTTGATGGCATCCCAAATTTGAGGCTCTTTGTTGGGCGAAAGGTCAATGGTCTTTGCATAGCATCCTCCTTCAAAGTTGAAGATACTTTCCTTTGACCATCCATGCTCATCATCTCCGATCAACCGTCTTTCCGGATCATTTGACAAAGTGGTTTTGCCCGTACCAGAAAGTCCAAAGAAAAGAGAGGTGTCTCCATTGCTGCCCACATTTGCGGAACAGTGCATAGGAAGTACATTTCTTTCGGTTGGGAGAATGAAATTCAGGGCTGAGAAAATCCCCTTTTTAATTTCACCCGTATAAGCAGTTCCCCCAATGATGATGGTCTTTTCGCTGAAATTGATGATGGAGAAATTTTCCTGACGAGTCCCATCGACTTTAGGATCAGCACTCAATCCAGGAAAGGAATAAACCGTCCAATCTTCAA includes:
- the dprA gene encoding DNA-processing protein DprA — protein: MQEHKLHLLALSLTKGLGPVSVRNMIAFCGSAKAVFSTPRSKLMRAPGIGAHAIALLKKEQSMQRAEEEWAFCEKAGIEILTYLDPAYPELLKSIYDAPLILYKKGELNLNAQENLAIVGTRKATEYGLELSADFASFYARQGINVVSGLAFGIDIAAHKAVLRARGKTTAVLAHGLHTIYPALHRRKAEEITEAGALLTEYLGGTEPEAPYFPARNRIISGISRAVLVVEAGRKGGALITARFAFEQNRLVYAIPGRVGDVWSEGCNRLIRENIAKLVSHPSEILEDLDIQWQLHEDKSKQLELMLKRPEISLSPNEKKLLHLLDKEDLLLDKLSLLSGIPIPSLNPLMLNMEFKDLVRQLPGKKYRKK
- the pckA gene encoding phosphoenolpyruvate carboxykinase (ATP); the protein is MAKLISTNLTPAALVEKTIIKGQGHLSSTGALVVKTGKFTGRSPKDRFIVKDAITENSVDWGDINLPISQESYSQLFGKIKGYMDGLDEIYARKVFACANPNYKLAIKVYTEYPWQNIFVYNMFLRPTEKELSTFIEDWTVYSFPGLSADPKVDGTRQENFSIINFSEKTIIIGGTAYTGEIKKGIFSALNFILPTERNVLPMHCSANVGSNGDTSLFFGLSGTGKTTLSNDPERRLIGDDEHGWSKESIFNFEGGCYAKTIDLSPNKEPQIWDAIKFGALLENVKFKEDGNSVDYQDSSITQNTRVSYPIYHIPNIMYNSRGDLPQNIFFLTCDAFGVLPPISKLTVEQAMYHFLAGYTAKIAGTEEGVTEPEATFSTCFGAPFLPLHPTVYADLLGKKLRKGSKSGDGKINVWLVNTGWTGGSYGEGSRMELSYTRAMVKAALTGELDEVEYRTQEIFGLQIPTSCPDVPNAVLNPRDTWRNEEDYDKVAANLAELFIVNFKKYEDQASKEIVAAGPKIPTMA